A single window of Tissierellales bacterium DNA harbors:
- the lon gene encoding endopeptidase La, whose product MNNGLYEIKNKQLPLIPLRGITIFPHMIIHFDVGRKKSINALEEAMEDDSLILLSTQKDFKIEEPETDEFYHVGTVAKIKQMIKLPGGSIRVLVEGINRGKIIDFTEEEKYFSVVIEEMVYKPEELEKDIDIEAMMGLVTKDFEDYIDLNSRVSPEVILLVSDIDDPGKLADVIASYISIEPEKDQEILENFNVYERLETLHRILLKEIEILKVEERIDERIKKQIGEIQKEYYLKEQIKAIQKELGEEDGITEEVNKYKVKIDEIDMPKEVKEKAIDETERLYKLSSNSPEIDVIRNYLDWIVELPWDLETEDKINIKKSRQVLNKDHYGLEDVKERVLEFIAVKKLSNSMKGPILCLVGPPGVGKTSIASSVAKALNRNFVRMSLGGIRDEAEIRGHRRTYIGALPGRIISLMKKSGSKNPVFLLDEIDKLNEDFRGSPASALLEVLDPEQNNTFTDNFLEVPFDLSKVMFIATANTLESIPAPLLDRMEIIRIHGYTEEEKFKIAMNHLFPKQLKEHSLKENSLAISENAMKKIISSYTRESGVRNLEKNIANICRKGAKEIVEEDKKVIRVTKRNLEKYLGTPRYRKNVLEEENQVGVAIGLAWTAVGGEILPIEASKMKGTGKLQLTGHLGNVMQESARAGISYIRANGEKFDLDNNFYKENDIHIHVPEGAIPKDGPSAGITMATAVVSALTEIPVNREVAMTGEITLTGRVLPVGGIKEKALAASRAGIKKILLSTENEKDLEEIPDNIKRKVEFRFVKNMDEVLKYALLDKGDLNACKKSRAN is encoded by the coding sequence ATGAATAATGGTCTATATGAAATAAAAAATAAACAACTACCTCTCATTCCTTTAAGGGGAATAACTATTTTTCCACATATGATAATACATTTTGATGTGGGGAGAAAAAAATCTATTAATGCACTTGAAGAGGCTATGGAAGATGATTCCCTTATTTTACTGTCAACTCAAAAAGATTTTAAAATAGAGGAACCAGAAACTGATGAATTTTACCATGTAGGAACAGTAGCAAAAATCAAACAAATGATAAAATTACCAGGTGGCAGTATTAGAGTATTAGTAGAGGGGATTAATAGGGGTAAGATAATAGATTTTACGGAGGAAGAGAAGTATTTTTCAGTGGTAATTGAGGAAATGGTATACAAACCAGAAGAATTGGAAAAAGATATAGATATAGAAGCAATGATGGGGTTAGTAACTAAGGATTTTGAAGATTATATAGATTTAAATAGTAGAGTTTCACCAGAAGTAATTTTATTAGTATCTGATATAGATGATCCTGGAAAGTTGGCTGACGTTATTGCATCTTATATTTCTATAGAACCTGAGAAGGATCAAGAGATATTAGAAAATTTTAATGTATATGAAAGATTGGAAACTCTCCATAGAATATTACTAAAAGAAATAGAAATATTAAAAGTAGAAGAAAGAATAGATGAAAGAATAAAAAAACAAATTGGTGAAATTCAAAAAGAATATTATTTAAAAGAACAAATAAAGGCAATCCAAAAAGAATTGGGTGAAGAAGATGGAATTACAGAAGAAGTAAATAAATATAAAGTAAAAATAGATGAAATAGATATGCCTAAAGAAGTAAAAGAAAAGGCGATAGATGAAACAGAAAGGCTTTATAAATTATCTTCTAATTCCCCAGAAATTGATGTTATTCGAAACTATTTAGATTGGATAGTAGAATTACCTTGGGATTTGGAAACAGAAGATAAGATAAATATAAAAAAATCTAGACAGGTTCTAAATAAAGATCATTATGGATTAGAAGATGTAAAGGAAAGGGTACTAGAGTTTATAGCTGTAAAGAAATTAAGTAATAGCATGAAGGGGCCAATTTTGTGCTTAGTAGGTCCTCCTGGAGTTGGGAAAACCTCTATAGCTAGTTCTGTAGCAAAGGCCTTAAATAGAAATTTTGTTCGTATGTCTTTAGGTGGAATAAGAGATGAAGCTGAAATTAGAGGGCATAGAAGGACATATATAGGAGCATTACCTGGTAGAATCATTAGTCTAATGAAAAAATCTGGTTCAAAAAACCCAGTATTTTTATTAGATGAAATAGATAAACTAAATGAGGACTTTAGGGGAAGCCCGGCTAGTGCATTATTAGAAGTATTAGATCCAGAACAAAATAATACTTTTACTGACAACTTTTTAGAAGTACCTTTTGATTTGTCTAAGGTTATGTTTATAGCAACGGCTAATACTCTGGAATCCATTCCGGCTCCATTACTAGATAGAATGGAAATAATAAGAATCCATGGCTATACAGAAGAAGAAAAATTTAAAATTGCAATGAATCATTTATTCCCAAAACAGCTTAAAGAGCATAGTCTTAAGGAGAATAGTTTAGCTATATCTGAAAATGCTATGAAAAAGATAATAAGTAGTTACACAAGAGAGTCAGGAGTAAGAAACTTAGAAAAGAATATTGCTAATATCTGTAGAAAAGGAGCAAAGGAAATAGTCGAGGAAGATAAAAAGGTAATAAGGGTAACTAAAAGAAATCTGGAAAAGTATTTGGGAACACCTAGATATCGAAAAAATGTGTTAGAAGAAGAAAACCAAGTAGGTGTAGCTATTGGATTAGCATGGACTGCTGTAGGAGGAGAAATATTGCCTATTGAAGCAAGTAAAATGAAAGGAACAGGAAAACTCCAATTAACAGGACATTTAGGAAATGTAATGCAGGAATCTGCTAGGGCAGGTATTAGTTATATAAGGGCTAATGGGGAAAAGTTTGATTTAGACAATAATTTTTATAAGGAAAATGATATTCATATCCATGTTCCAGAGGGTGCAATACCAAAGGACGGGCCTTCTGCCGGAATTACAATGGCTACAGCAGTAGTTTCAGCCTTAACCGAAATACCGGTAAATAGGGAAGTAGCTATGACTGGAGAAATTACTTTAACGGGAAGGGTTCTACCTGTAGGAGGTATTAAAGAGAAGGCTTTAGCTGCTAGTAGGGCTGGAATTAAAAAAATACTATTATCTACTGAAAATGAAAAAGATTTAGAAGAAATACCAGATAATATAAAAAGAAAAGTAGAATTTAGGTTTGTGAAGAATATGGATGAAGTTTTGAAATATGCTTTATTAGATAAAGGTGATTTAAATGCATGTAAGAAAAGCAGAGCTAACTAA
- the yihA gene encoding ribosome biogenesis GTP-binding protein YihA/YsxC, with the protein MHVRKAELTKLAVNKEQYPKDDLFEIAFAGRSNVGKSSLLNTLIKRKSLARTSNKPGKTRTINFYTINESFRFIDLPGYGFARVSKKERGKWASIIEEYLENRMNLIEVILLLDIRHEPGEHDKMMYDWIKSYGYNGIIIGTKADKIPKTTWEKQINTIGNSLNVENKDLIIPYSATKKINVAYIWEIVEEIIKVNKKQQSH; encoded by the coding sequence ATGCATGTAAGAAAAGCAGAGCTAACTAAATTAGCAGTAAATAAAGAACAATATCCTAAAGACGACCTTTTTGAAATTGCTTTTGCTGGTAGATCTAATGTAGGGAAATCTTCCTTATTAAATACATTGATAAAAAGAAAAAGTTTAGCTAGAACTAGTAATAAACCTGGAAAGACTAGAACTATTAATTTTTATACAATAAATGAAAGTTTTCGGTTTATTGATTTGCCAGGCTATGGATTTGCCCGTGTTTCTAAAAAAGAAAGGGGAAAATGGGCTAGTATAATAGAAGAGTATTTGGAAAATAGAATGAATCTAATAGAGGTAATTCTTTTACTAGATATTAGACATGAACCTGGAGAACATGATAAGATGATGTATGACTGGATAAAAAGTTACGGATATAATGGCATAATTATAGGGACAAAAGCAGACAAGATACCTAAAACTACTTGGGAAAAACAGATAAACACTATAGGGAATTCTCTTAATGTAGAAAATAAAGATTTAATTATTCCTTACTCTGCTACAAAAAAAATAAATGTTGCTTATATTTGGGAAATTGTAGAAGAAATAATTAAGGTAAATAAAAAGCAGCAATCTCATTAG
- a CDS encoding rubredoxin: MDKYVCEPCGYVYDPEEGDPDNGVEPGTAFENLPEDWVCPVCGAPQDMFVKE, encoded by the coding sequence ATGGACAAATATGTATGTGAACCATGTGGTTATGTTTATGATCCAGAAGAAGGAGATCCAGATAATGGTGTAGAACCAGGAACTGCTTTTGAGAATCTTCCTGAAGATTGGGTTTGCCCAGTGTGTGGTGCACCTCAGGATATGTTTGTAAAAGAATAA
- a CDS encoding ATP-binding protein: protein MSFKLNGQVCSDLCVIRDFIQDILNKLEKIVCDETVMFDVKLILNELVANGAIHGNDFDKNKLVQLYLEVIEDTIRIEITDEGEGFSYDLDSYNPLDLKCSGRGLVIVKGLSDEFYIDDNRIIAIKYLQ, encoded by the coding sequence TTGTCTTTTAAGCTCAATGGCCAAGTCTGTAGTGACTTATGTGTTATTAGAGACTTTATACAAGATATATTGAATAAGCTAGAGAAAATAGTTTGCGATGAAACTGTTATGTTTGATGTAAAACTCATCTTAAATGAGTTAGTAGCAAATGGTGCTATACATGGAAATGATTTTGATAAAAATAAGCTGGTCCAATTATATTTAGAAGTCATAGAAGACACTATACGCATCGAAATTACTGATGAAGGGGAAGGTTTTTCCTATGACTTGGATTCATATAATCCTTTAGACTTAAAATGTAGTGGCAGAGGCTTAGTCATAGTAAAAGGTTTGTCAGATGAGTTTTATATCGATGATAACAGAATAATAGCAATCAAATATTTGCAGTAG